TGATTGAAGACCTGTTACAGACTCTGCGCCAACGCTATGCTCCCACAGACCTTTACTTAACCAAGTCAGTTCCGACCGTTTTTGAAGCGGCAAACCCCAAAGTCAATAAGGGAACAGCGGTGCGCTATTTGGCCGAAGAGTTACTGGGCATTCAGCCTCAACACGTGATGGCGGTGGGGGACAATTGGAACGATCTAGAGATGCTCACCTATGCGGGAATGGGGATTGCCATGGGCAGTGCTCCCCTGTCTGTGCAATCGGTGGCTCAGTGGGTCGCCCCAACCGTAGAAGAAGATGGAGTAGCAGCTGCGATCAAAACGTTCCTACTGTAGCGTCGGTGGTTTTGACCGCTAGGAACTGGGAACCATGAAAATATAGCAATGATGACACAGCTTCAGACATTGTCAGGCTGCAAAATGCCCATTTTAAGCGGCTACCTGACATGTCATCCCAAAGCTTTGGGCAATGGCTATCTTTAAAATCAGAAAGGACACCGACGACTTGCCGTGTTTCGTCTCGGTGTCCTCACTGGTTCGCTCCTCACACGCCTATTACTATATCTGAACGCTCATCAATTTGTCACCCCCTGTTCACAAAAAACGTTATCTCCCCGTCATAGAAGCTGTTGCATCAAAGTTCCCAGGGGGCAATCAAGCCCAGATATCCTTCCAGGAAAAACCGCAGCACTGCCTGGGTGATCGCGACCAATCCCAAACGATTTAGTG
This sequence is a window from Neosynechococcus sphagnicola sy1. Protein-coding genes within it:
- a CDS encoding HAD family hydrolase, whose translation is IEDLLQTLRQRYAPTDLYLTKSVPTVFEAANPKVNKGTAVRYLAEELLGIQPQHVMAVGDNWNDLEMLTYAGMGIAMGSAPLSVQSVAQWVAPTVEEDGVAAAIKTFLL